Genomic DNA from Silene latifolia mitochondrion, complete genome:
GCTACTAAGCCGCGCATCTACGTTCCTGGCTGCCTTAACTCTACTACGTTCGGAGGTCTTGAAGTTCTAAAAGGAAGAGAGCTAACCGTGGTATAAGGTCTGATACGTTGGTACCTCCTAATCTTGGGCAATCGCATTGCATTGAGCCGCTGGAAAGTAGGTAGGTTTTTTCCTATAGTTATAGTGAAGCCAAAGAAATTAAGTCTTTAAAGAAGGTGGGTAATATTCGTTCTTTTAAGAATATAAAAAAGAATAAGAGAGGATCTATAAGAATATAAAATAAATAAAGGAAAATCAAGTAAGAATATAAAAAAGAGAACTGATCAAGAAGTCAAGTCTTCTCGGTTCCGTTGCCTTACGTCCATGGTAGTTTCATACCTGTCATTCCGCCAATATGATCTAGTTTTAGGGGCATTTCCAGATGTTCGGTATTTTATCAACAAAGAATATAACGTACGAATAGTAACCTTTTTAACTCTGATTCTCCAACTGGAATACCACGCGACTTACAGGAAAGGATGCAAAAGAGGTCTTTGATGTCGATCATTAGGTTTTTGGTAAATGCTTGCTCTTGCACTTCATTTACTAGGGCTGGAGTTATAACATTTGAATTTCTCTATTTGATGTCGATTCATCCACACTTCCATTCTTTCTAGAGGAAGGCTAACTGCTTTCTGGCTGGGAGCTGTATGAGCGGTAACGTCCACGTACTGCTTCGTGAGAAGGGCGGTGGACAGAAATGGCCTTGTTGTACCTCACTCTCGTCTTCAATGGGGTCTGCTCTTTTTTTTTTAGGCGAGTATGCCAATATGATCTTAATGAGGTGCGGGGCTTTGCATCTGACATTCGTTGGGCTTTAAACTTCGGGAGCCTGCGTCCCGGCCTTTTTGTGCAATAAACCTCTCCGGCCGAAGACTAGTGGTAGGTGGTCCTGCGGAGCTTTCGGAGAAGGGTAGCCTAGTGTGTAAGCACAGCAATGAACCGCGGCGAACCCTCAGACGACCTATCTAAGATTAGGAAGGAGATCCTCAGTAGTGGTAACCCTTTCACTCTTCTCTTATTACTTAAACATGCTTAAACATGTACCGAATGCTCATACGGGAAAGTGGACTCCTGGGTCTGGAACGAAGGAAGTCTCCGAGAAATCCTTTCTTTCTCGTCCACTCAGGGGGGTGCAGACACACCTGCGCGGATTACAGGTGACGGTTACAAGAATGGCGGGGAAGTGAATAGTACTCGACGACATTCAGGGATGGATGTAGACCTATCGAGCAGGGATAATCATTCCGGTCCTGGGAAAGGTAGCGACCATTCTCAAGAACCAAAAAGACTGAGCTGAGGGAAGCCCCATAAGTCACTGAAACGACGGCAGGCAATGAAATTCTCTATCAATAGAGGGAGCAAAAAACGGGCTTTGCTCCCCTTTACAATATGAAGAAAGAAAGAAGGGTCGAAGTTGAGACCGCTCACAGTAGTTCTGCCTATAGAAAAGATCATGAAAGAGGCGATCAGAATGGTACCCGAATCCATTTACGATCCCGAGTTTCCAGACACATCGCACTTCCGCTCGGGTCGAGGCTGCCACTCGGCCCTAAGACGGATCAAAGAAGAGTGGGGAACCTCTCGCTGGTTTTTGGAATTCGACATCAGGAAGTGTTTTCACACCATCGACCGACATCGACTCATACCAATCTTTAAGGAAGAGATCGACGATCCCAAGTTCTTTTACTCCATTCAGAAAGTCTTTTCCGCCGGACGACTCGTAGGAGGTGAGAAGGGAAAAGACTCCGTCCCACACAGTGTACTACTATCGGCCCTACCGGGCAACATCTACTTACACAAGCTCGATCAGGAGATAGGAAGGATCCGACAGAAGTACGAAATTCCTATTGTTCAGAGAATCAGATCGGTTCTATTAAAGACAAGTCGTATTGATGTAAAGACAAGTCGTATTGATGACCAAGAAAACTCTGGAGAAGAAGAAAGCTTCAACGCTCCCCAAGACAACAGAGCCATCATTGTGGATAGGGTAAAAAGCATCCAACGCAAAGCGGCCTTTCATTCCCTTGTTTCGTCGTGGCACAACCCCCCCGCAAGCACCCCCCGGCTCAGGGGGGACCAGACCTCTCCTTTCGTTTTGCCCCCTTCGTCGGCCCTTGCCGCCTTCCTTAACAAGCCCTCGAGCCTCCTTTTCGCTGCCTTACTCATAGAAGCCCCCGGGTTGACCCCGAAGGCCGAATTCTATGGTAGAGAATGCTTTCATAATAATTGGGCCATGAGAGACCTTTTTAAGTATTGCAAAAGAAAGGGCCTGCTGATAGAGCTGGGCGAGGCAGGGATACTCGTTCTCAGGTCAGATAAAGGCCTGGCCCGTAAGCTGGCCCCCTTAAAAACCCATTACTTAATAAGGATTTGTTACGCGCGATATGCCGACGACTTACTATTTGGAATCGTGGGTGCCGTAGAGCTTCTCATAGAAATACAAAAACGTATCGCCCACTTCCTACAATCCGGCCTGAACCTTTGGGTAGGCTCTGCGGGATCAACAACAATAGCTGCACGGAGTACGGTAGAATTCCTCGGTACGGTCATTCGGGAAGTCCCTCCGAAGACGACTCCCATACAATTCTTGCGAGAGCTGGAGAAGCGTCTACGGGTAAAGTACCGTATCCATATAACTGCTTGCCACTTACGCTCTGCCATTCATTCCAAGTTTAGGAACCTAGGTAAGAGTATACCGATCAAACAGCTGACGAAGGGGATGAGCAAAACAAGGAGTCTACTGGACGCGGTTCAACTAGCGGAAACTCTTGGAACAGCTAGAGTAAGAAGCCCCCAAGTGAGCATATTATGGGAGACCGTCAAGCACATCCGGCAAGGATCAAGGGAGATCTCGTTGTTGCATAGCTCAGGTCAGAGCAAGGTGCCACCGGACGTTCAACAGGTAGTCTCGCGATCGGGCATGAGTGCCCGGAAGTTGTCGGAAAAAGAGACTCTCGCGGGTCGGAAGGCGGCGGGGGAAGGAGGGGGACACTGGGCGAGATCTATCAGCAGCGAATTCCCCATACAGATAGAAGCGCCTATCAAAAAGATACTCCGAAGGCTTCGAGATCGAGGTCTCATTAGCCGAAGAAGACCCTGGCCAATCCACGTGGCCTGCTTGACGAACGTCAGCGACGGAGACATCGTAAATTGGTTCGCGGGCATCGCGATAAGTCCTCTGTCCTACTACAGGTGCCGCGACAACCTTTACCAAGTCCGAACGATTGTCGACTACCAGATCCGCTGGTCTGCAATCTTCACCCTAGCCCACAAGCACAAATCCTCAGCGCGGAATATAATCCCAAAGTACTCCAAAGACTTAAATATAGTAAATAAAGAAGGTGGCAAGACCCTTGCAGAGTTCCCCAACAGCAGAGAGCTTGGAAAGCTCGGACCCGGGCAAGATCCGAACAACAAAGAGCACTCAACTACTAGTCTAGTCTAGTAGTTGTTTTTTTCTATTAGTTGCGATGTGAACAGACCTTTACTTATGATCTTAGTTTAGTATTCCCTTGGTCAAAGAAAGAAGGGTCGAAGTTGAGACCGCTCACAGTAAGTAGTTCTAAGATCATCAGAGAGGAGACAAGCCATTTATGATTCCAGCCTAGAAGACTAGTTAAAGGAATGGAAAGAATCATGCGATTTTTGATCTATCTTTTTCTGCGTCCGTTTCTTACTTGCTCGCCTAGTTTATTTAAACTTTTGGGCAGCAGCTTTACTTTATCCCCTTTTTTACTGCATCTTCGATTTTTTCATTTCGGCGATGGATCATTTGCCTCTTTCTGTCGGAGGCGGTCTTGGTCCTTCGAACCCGAATATCCCCGATTTGAACCAGCCGGGGGAACTGCCGGATCTCAATGAGACCCCGCAAAAAATCCGCGAGGAAGCCAAAAGGCAAAAACGGGAAGCCATCGAAGAAGTTCAAGGTGGACTTAAAATTAAATTTCTTAATAAAGATTTTTTTAGCAGAGCTGATAGGCCCTCTGATGGAGGAAGAAGCAAACAAGTATGAGTCAATAAGGGAGCTTCCTTCCTCCGAAGAGATGGTCTAAAAACTTTTCAACCGACTTGGGCTAGGTCCAAACCAGGCGCACCCAGGAAGCAAACGCCGCTGATGCAAGTCAAAAATAAAATATAAGGTGCCTCAAAGGGTGGTTAACCCGAGCCTGTAACTCCGCGCGGGATGCTAGTGAATGAAAGGAAAGATGCGCGTCCGGAACGATATTAAAAAGATCATCTTATAAGAATGAATATATATAACATAAGGAAGAGGGGCGAAGCTACTCGCATAAGAATGAGAAGCGGGGGGAGAGGATTCATTTTACTTTCTCTTTTTGGACTCGTTCCAGCTAGAATAGAAAAGGTACTCTTCCATAAGGAAGAAGAGGCCATGGTCAAAGCATTAACTGAAAGATTAACCTGGCCATGGGAAGGGGAGAGGTGAGGCGGGCCCCTTCGAGAATTCGAGAAGGAGATAAAGTGGCATAATTTCATTTTGTTGCAGTGAGGGTGAAGATACTACGGTAGATTAGAACTTTTTCGTGGTATGAGGCAAAACCAAAGCTAGAAGTGGTTTATCCAGGCTGGTTGAACCCCCGAAAGAAGCACCAATCGCTATCATGGTTGGAGCATAGATAGCAAAGGTATGGGTAGAGGTCAAATGCACACATCTACCAGGTAGGTAAAAAGAATTCCATACCTATATCTGGTACTGGTACTGGTACTGGTACTGGTACTGGTACTGGTAATAGGCTGAACATTACTTCAGTCTAAAACGAACTCAGAGGCCGGGTCAACAATCTAATAGGTTGCATTCCCCCGTTCGAGAGTAAGAATCCTAGCCAGGCGAAGATCCACTGGATAGTGGGCGGAGTGGAAGCAGAGCCGGAAAAGGCAGCAATTCCAGAGACGGTTGACCGAGCGGAGGAATAGAGAGATTGAATCAGCTTCAGGCTGAAGAGGAAAATAAGCGTCTGCCGACGGTAATAGCTTTTAAATAAAAGGTCAAAGCCTTCTCAGTCGAGCCTCTTCCAGGCCCCTTTTTCAGTTAGCGAATGCTGCTTTGGGCGTGGGATGACCTAACATAAAAGCAGGAGCATCGATCGCTTCTCGGGAATGAGCCATTTGAATTATTATTTTTCAACGCGGATCCGGGTCGATACGCATATTCCCTGCTTCTGGGGACATAAATCCAAAACAAAGGATTCGAAGATCCTACCTTTTTCCCACGATGCAATTTAGTAGCTGTGCTTGGGCCCGGGTTCTCTTCCCCTGCCCGAGAGACGCCTCTTGTCTTAGAAGACTCCCTAAACCGCATAAGATCTCCATATCGATTCCACAGAATGAAGTTCAGGAACGAGTCTCCCCCGTACAAAGAGAAGTCTCAGGTGGAGCGAGAGGAACTTGGTTTTATAATATAATAAGGGGCGGGCCTGTTGCCGCAGCTAGTCTAGTTGTTGCTCCTGTTGCTGGATCGGGACAGCTATCTTGCTTGCTTTCTTGATCGGGTTACCTCCTATTAACATGCTCATTTCATCCCCAAAATAGCCCTTGTTTTACAGAACGAGCGGAATCTATATGAAGCGAGCAATAGAGCGAAGGAGCGAGTGTTGTACCGAAGCGAGCCAGCTGTTAACGTAGCGAGAAGGCTGTTGGCGAAATAATGGCCTTTCTTTGTCCTTGCCCTTTTTCCATTCTATACACTTGCCTTGAACTTTATATGAAAAACTTCAACGAGTGAACTCATCCTAGCCTCATAAACGACTAGCCTTCCAACCGCGGCTTATTCAAAACGACATGCAAACACCCAGTAATTTCTCTATCCTATATGGAATCGGCTTTCTTTTCAAAAGGCTTTTTCTCGAGAGCATTCCAACCGCTAGTCTCGCTGTTCAGAAGGATCCTTTCTATCTTAGTTATATAAGATTTATCTTGTAGTATCTCGGAATACGAATGAAAGACAGAAGCTCAGAAGACGAATGAGATTAAAAAGGCCATCATTA
This window encodes:
- the matR gene encoding maturase, producing the protein MKEAIRMVLESIYDPEFPDTSHFRSGRGCHSALRRIKEEWGTSRWFLEFDIRKCFHTIDRHRLISIFKEEIDDPKFFYSIQKVFSAGRLVGGEKGKDSVPHSVLLSALLGNIYLHKLDQEIGRIRQKYEIPIVQRIRLVLLKTSRIDVKTSRIDDQENSGEEESFNAPQDNRAIIVDRVKSIQRKAAFHSLVSSWHNPPASTPRLRGDQTSPFVLPPSSALAAFLNKPSSLLFAALLIEAPGLTPKAEFYGRECFHNNWAMRDLFKYCKRKGLLIELGEAGILVLRSDKGLARKLAPLKTHYLIRICYARYADDLLFGIVGAVELLIEIQKRIAHFLQSGLNLWVGSAGSTTIAARSTVEFLGTVIREVPPKTTPIQFLRELEKRLRVKYRIHITACHLRSAIHSKFRNLGKSIPIKQLTKGMSKTRSLLDAVQLAETLGTARVRSPQVSILWETVKHIRQGSREISLLHSSGQSKVPPDVQQVVSRSGMSARKLSEKETLAGRKAAGEGGGHWARSISSEFPIQIEAPIKKILRRLRDRGLISRRRPWPIHVACLTNVSDGDIVNWFAGIAISLLSYYRCCDNLYQVRTIVDYQIRWSAIFTLAHKHKSSARNIILKYSKDLNIVNKEGGKTLAEFPNSRELGKLGPGQDPNNKEHSTTSLV